One Castanea sativa cultivar Marrone di Chiusa Pesio chromosome 4, ASM4071231v1 DNA window includes the following coding sequences:
- the LOC142632224 gene encoding putative arabinosyltransferase ARAD1, with amino-acid sequence MSEKSMLPSRFFFYLGTLSMFILILSSVFLLEFTNTSIIPKSVYKLILSNSTSIYLKPRSEQITLPLLPSVDTQVNPERTVRSGKLACQVNNSSRKMQSLGKRRKMDCDLTKALLRVFMYDLPPEFHFGLLGWKGSEKQTWPNVSSSGRIPPHPGGLNLQHSIEYWLTLDLLSSNAPDVVRPCSAIRVKNSSQADVIFVPFFSSLSYNRHSKVSGKEKVSVNRMLQNKLVQFLRGQVEWKRLGGKDHLIIAHHPNSMLDARSKLGSAMFVLADFGRYPVDIANIGKDIIAPYRHLVRTISNGESAPFDKRPILVYFQGAIYRKDGGIIRQELYYLLKDEKDVHFTFGSIGGNGVRTAGKGMASSKFCLNIAGDTPSSNRLFDAIASHCVPVIISDQIELPFEDVIDYSQFCLFVRASDAVKKGYLLNLLRGIKQEKWTKMWGKLREIAHHFEYQYPSQPGDAVDMIWEAVSRKISPIQIKLHRSNRYRRSQFPVQNN; translated from the exons ATGTCGGAAAAGAGCATGCTTCCCTCAAGGTTTTTTTTCTACTTAGGAACCCTTTCTATGTttattttgattctttcatcTGTGTTCCTTCTTGAATTTACCAACACTTCAATTATACCCAAATCAGTATATAAGCTTATTCTCTCTAATAGCACTTCAATTTACTTAAAACCCAGAAGTGAACAAATTACACTTCCTTTGCTCCCTTCTGTGGATACACAAGTTAATCCTGAAAGAACTGTGAGAAGTGGGAAGTTGGCATGTCAAGTAAACAATTCGAGTAGGAAAATGCAGTCTTTAGGAAAGCGTAGAAAGATGGACTGTGACCTGACTAAGGCACTCTTGAGGGTGTTTATGTATGACTTGCCTCCTGAATTTCACTTTGGATTATTGGGTTGGAAGGGGAGTGAAAAGCAAACATGGCCAAATGTCAGTAGCTCAGGTAGAATCCCACCACACCCAGGTGGGCTGAATTTACAACACAGTATAGAGTACTGGCTCACCCTTGATCTTCTGTCATCGAATGCCCCAGATGTGGTAAGACCATGCAGTGCCATAAGAGTGAAGAATTCAAGCCAAGCAGATGTTATTTTTGTGCCATTCTTCTCATCCCTGAGTTACAACAGGCATTCTAAGGTTTCTGGAAAGGAGAAAGTTAGTGTTAACCGCATGTTGCAGAACAAATTGGTACAGTTTTTGAGAGGTCAGGTGGAATGGAAGCGATTGGGTGGGAAGGATCATTTAATTATTGCTCACCATCCGAACAGCATGTTAGATGCAAGAAGCAAGTTGGGTTCAGCCATGTTTGTGCTTGCAGATTTTGGAAGATACCCAGTTGACATTGCAAATATTGGGAAGGATATAATTGCTCCTTACAGGCATTTAGTGAGGACCATTTCCAATGGTGAATCAGCCCCATTTGACAAACGTCCTATATTGGTGTATTTCCAAGGGGCAATATATAGGAAAGAT ggaGGAATCATTCGCCAGGAACTGTATTACCTTCTCAAGGATGAGAAAGATGTACACTTCACATTTGGCAGCATCGGAGGGAATGGGGTTAGGACCGCAGGCAAAGGGATGGCATCATCCAAGTTCTGCCTGAATATTGCTGGAGACACCCCTTCATCAAATCGCCTCTTTGATGCCATTGCAAGTCATTGTGTTCCTGTGATAATTAGTGATCAGATTGAGCTACCATTTGAAGATGTCATAGACTACTCACAGTTTTGCTTATTTGTCCGTGCATCTGATGCTGTAAAGAAGGGTTACCTACTGAATCTTCTTCGAGGAATTAAGCAAGAAAAGTGGACTAAAATGTGGGGAAAATTGAGGGAGATTGCACATCATTTTGAATATCAGTATCCATCACAACCTGGTGATGCTGTGGATATGATTTGGGAAGCAGTTTCACGTAAGATATCTCCAATACAAATTAAACTTCACAGGAGCAACAGATATAGAAGATCTCAATTTCCAGTACAGAATAATTGA
- the LOC142630217 gene encoding gibberellin-regulated protein 6, translating into MAMAKLLCILVLALLGISMVATQVMAKEAQYHLESGQNGQGSLKSYQCPSQCSRRCSQTQYHKPCMFYCQKCCAKCLCVPPGYYGNKAVCPCYNNWKTKSGGPKCP; encoded by the exons ATGGCCATGGCTAAGCTTCTCTGCATTCTGGTTCTAGCTCTCCTTGGCATTTCCATGGTTGCAACCCAG GTCATGGCAAAAGAAGCTCAGTACCACCTTGAAAGT GGGCAAAATGGACAAGGGAGTCTTAAGAGTTACC AATGCCCATCACAATGCTCAAGAAGATGTAGCCAGACACAGTACCACAAACCATGCATGTTCTACTGCCAAAAATGTTGTGCCAAGTGCCTGTGTGTTCCTCCTGGCTACTATGGAAACAAGGCTGTGTGCCCTTGCTACAACAACTGGAAGACTAAGAGTGGAGGCCCCAAATGCccttaa